The Pseudovibrio sp. Tun.PSC04-5.I4 genomic interval ACTGGAATGGACTAATCCGCTTCCTTGACGATGGGCGCATAGAGCTGGACAACAATTCTGTTGAGCGCACAATCAGGCCAATAACTCTAAATCGCAAGAATGCATTATTTGCCGGTCATGATGCTGGAGCGGAAAACTGGGCCATGATCGCTTCTCTTATTGAAACTTGCAAACTGGGTGCTATCAACCCACACACCTACCTTGCAACCACACTCACAAAAATCGCCCAAGGCCACAAACAAAGCAAGATCAACGAACTCCTGCCCTGGAATTTTGAGGAACAAGAAAGTCAAGGTGGGCTCTAAACACCGCTTACCCTTCAACGTGGAGGACGAGTTTTGAAGCTCCTTATTTGTTCGAAAATGGCAACAGCCATTATGCTGGAAACGTGGCAAATTTTACAACCAAAGATGGAACAGTGTTGTAAAAATTTGCTACATTTAAATTTGAACCATTGCTCTGATATTCCAAGCCTTTGGAGTTGGATGAATGCCTCAGGAATACTTTATATGAGTATGGACCCCAAAACTGTCGAGCGGGTTGCTAGAGTGACCCGCTTTCGGCTCGGATATACACCTTCTGAGATGAAGGAGGTTCTTGATAGTATCAAGCCGGTGGAGACACTTCGCGAACTTAGAGCCGAGCTGACAAAAATAGAGAAGAAAGCATCCTTCAAAGCAATGGACGGCAAAACACTGAAGGAAGCGCGGGATATGTTTGGTCTTACAGCACAGCAGTTTGGTCCATTTCTGGGTTTCAAGGTGGGCGCTTCAATCAGATCAACTATGTCTGCCTTGGAGCGCGGAAGAATGGCCGTCTCCGAACCGGTCACACGTTTGGCCCGTGCCTATCTTTCCGGTTGCTGCAACCCGTTTTTTGAAGAAGCCATCGGCAACAATATTCTGCCGGAAAAAGTGGTGATGGATAAAAGCGGAGCAAACAAAGCCGGGTTAACCAACATCAATATTTGCCTCTTCCTGGCGGGCCGCTGGCATTCCTTCATTGACATTCTTCAAGTCAAATACCTCAACAATATCGTTGAGCAGGATCACCGCTTTATCAAGCGCATCACCAAACCCATGATGGGCTTTAAGGCCTTCCGATCTGCAGCGGCGACGCTGGATGGTATTGAGGTGGCTCGCATGATCCGAAAAGGGCAACTGGGACAGGAAGGCGGTCCAGCCTATCGTCAGTTTATAACCCCCCTGTGTCAGGGAAGTTGTCCGCGTCTCTGTTTTTCTCTATTTAACCAAGAGGGCGGACTAGGAAGATTAAGTGGGATATTCACCTGAGCGAAAGGCGGCAGTGCTTAAGCGGATGCTGCCGCCGAACACCATAACCATTCGGAGATTGTCGAAGGAGGAAGGCATCAGCGAGGCGACACTGCATAAGTGGCGTGGTGAGGCACGTGGCAAAGGCCAGCTTCTGCCTGGCGCAGATGCTGACCCTGAAGGCTGGTCCTCACGTGATAAGTTTGCCGCTGTACTTGAAACCGCGTCGTTAAACGAGGCTGACTTGGCCGAATACTGCCGTAAGCGTGCGCTTTATCCGTCACAGATCGCCTCCTGGCGAGGAGCTTGTGAGCAGGCAAATGACTGGGAACGGGCCAGCACCGCACGTCTTGGCCAGGCTTTGAAAGAAGATAAGAAAAGGGTTAAGGACCTGGAACGCGACCTTGCCCGAAAGGAGAAGGCTCTGGCAGAGGCTGCCGCGCTGCTTATTCTGAGAAAAAAGGCCTCAGCGATCTGGGGGGGCGAAGAGGACGCATGATCAGCACCCCGGATCGCAAAACTGCTGTCGCTCTGATCACCGAGGCTGTCACCGCTGGTGCACGTCGTATCATGGCCTGCGGCGAGCTGGAGATCAGTGAACGGACATTCAGGAGATGGACGAAAGACGGTCAAATTCAGTCCGATCAGCGGCCCATCGTGCCGCGCGCTGAGCCAGCTAATAGGCTCAGTGAGTATGAGCGCGCTGTTGTGCTGGAGGTCTGCAATTGCGAGGAATTCGCTAGCTTGCCACCCAGTCAGATTGTACCAACACTGGCCGATCAAGGGCGATATCTGGCGTCTGAATCCAGCTTTTACCGCATCCTGCGCGCAGATGGACAGCAGCATTACCGTGGCCGTGCCAAGCCTCCTGTACGACGCAAACCACCCACCAGTTATCAGGCTAATGCTCCCTGCCAGGTGTGGACCTGGGACATTACATGGGTGCCGGGGCCAATTGCAGGCATGTTCTTCTACCTTTACCTGATGGTGGACATTTTCAGTCGGAAAATCGTCGGCTGGGAAGTGCATGAGCGAGAGAGCGCAGAACTAGCTGCACAATTGATCGAAAAAGCGGTACTCGCCGAGGGCTGCATTCTCAAGCCTCTGGTCCTGCACGCAGATAACGGCAGCCCAATGAAGGGCGCGACAATGAAAACGACGATGGAAAGGCTGGGCATTACTGCTTCCTACAGCCGGCCACGTGTCAGCAACGACAATCCCTTTTCCGAGGCATTATTCCGAACCTGCAAATACCGTCCGGATTGGCCCTCCAAGGGCTTTGCTACTCAAGCTGAAGCACAGGCTTGGGTGAAATCCTTCGTCAGTTGGTATAACAGCGAGCACTTACATAGCGCGATCCGCTTCGTTACTCCCGATACGCGTCATTCAGGGAAAGACCAGGCGTCCCTCGCCAACCGCACCATGATCTATGAAAAGGCTCGGACGAAAAAGCCAGAACGTTGGTCAGGAAAAACACGCAATTGGCTACCAGCAGGGCCCGTCTGGTTAAACCCGGAGCGCGAAACAAGCTGCACTGAAATCAGAGACGCTGCATGAAATTAGCGGACAACTTGTTTGACAAACACCGAGGCCAAGCAAAAGCGAGATGCGCCACTCACCGGCAATCGTTGGCTCTCCAATCCCTTTGACCTTCAGGAGCCGTACAAAGGGTGCGTTCAAGTCTTCCAGAAGAACGAAGGCGCCGCCCTCCTCATAAAAATCACCATTGGATTCATAAAATTCCAAGGTTGCTTCCAAAGAAGCATCCCAAGCTGCCTCAAGCACCTTTGAATAAGAGATGACTTCAGACCGGCTGATGGCTGTTTGTTTGGTGGGAAATGGAATTATCTTGGTATTCATGTTGTCGTCCCCTGAGATCGAGAGAGTTGATAACTCCCCTCCCCGTTTGGAAGGTTCGCTTTCATTTTCCTCGTCACCCGGAGCCGTTCAGTTTGGTCAAGGTCATTCTTTGAATGCCTGCTTGCAGGTTGCCTTGAGCAAATTGAAGGGAGACTTATCCATCAGCGGCTTGCCGCAGATCTTTGCACGAGGGACAGTCCCCGAAGGCCGAGACAGACAGTGGAGCGCTTTAGGTTGAGTTTTGTCCTTGCTGGCTCGTTCGAGACGGCAAGGGAATTAGGAAACCTTAAGAGCGGAGGTGTCTGGCTTGGTAAGCGCCAAAGGCGCGTGGATCTGGCGTGGTCTGCGTAGCAGACGTGCCCCTGCCCTTTTCCCTCATTTGTACCAAAATCCGGTCCATCTCTTCATCAGAGGGCAAATTTAAGATTTCATATTCATCAGGACCATTCATCTTACGATCCACCAATTCAGCTGGGACTTTCAGGATTTCAACTTATTGATCTGGAACACAACGATACTCCCGGCCCATCAGCTTCTCAAACAGCAACAACACGGTTGAATGTGGCTATTCAGGAAATCATATTAAGGTATTGAAATATAGACTGAATTAGTTATTCTAGAGAGCATTATGCACTTTCTCATTTGGCTCTTTAAGGCCCTGAATACAAACCAAATCCTCAAGATCTGTTTGTTTCAGAACTTTAACAAAGTGGTCTACGAATTCATGCGGCATTTCAAAGCCCTGGAGTTCTTCCTGTGAACTTAAGATCCCATAAAACGCTGACACATATGGAAGCTCGTCTGGATCTGGTTACTGCCTGTTCCTGCTCATTGCATACATGTGCGCTTTGTTGACGAAGACGCATTTATTATTCAGGGTTTGAACCAAAAAGAACTGGCTTGGATTTTCAAAAGGCCTGGCTCGATCTTCAACGTCCATTCACAAGAGACCTGCAGTGCTTTGGCCTGACTTAGGAGTTTTTTGTTTTCAAGTGCAACGATCCGAAATGGGTATCGGGCTCCAGTCCTCCAAGTTTCACGGCTCGCACGTCCAACATTCTTGCGTTTGAGTAAAGCGCATTTGGCGTCACTTCCAAGGCTCAGTGACCTTGGACGTTTCCCCAGATCCATCGGATCTGAGTGTTTTCCCACTTTGATATCTTGTAGAGAGGATAGCCAGATTTCTGGCTTAATTCGGTCTGCCTGCCCTGCTCGCCTTTACGAATATCTTTCAAAGGCATTCTGCACTCCCTGCAACGAGGAGCCGTTGCACATCCCATGCGCACATTACGTATATCCTAAGCGGGTGCGCAACACTCCTCTTGCAAGCCCAGGAAAACATGTCGAAGGCGTGTTTTGTGTAGCGAGCAGCAACAAAGCGTGTGATGGAAGGTGAGCAACAAGGGATTGCGCAGCAAGACCGCCGTGCCGAACCTGTAATCACACCCCGGTCCTCTCACGGTCTCCCCTGCCCCACAAACTTATCACCTTTGAAATGAAACAGTTGCAGCCAACGCTCGCCCTCTTACAGAGCTGAGTGATTTTTCTTGCAGCTCGAAACTGTTCCAGTAGAATCGCATGGATTGAAACATAGATTGGAGTTGCCTCCTCCACTCTAAGGACTTTCAAGAAACTCACTTTTCGAGCACGCGCAAAATCAACGATCACTCGCCTAGGGCATCATGAACTCAATCATCATTACTGAAAAACCCTCTCAAGCCCGCAATGTCCTGAAAGCGGTTGGCACTCGCT includes:
- a CDS encoding IS3 family transposase (programmed frameshift), whose product is MLPPNTITIRRLSKEEGISEATLHKWRGEARGKGQLLPGADADPEGWSSRDKFAAVLETASLNEADLAEYCRKRALYPSQIASWRGACEQANDWERASTARLGQALKEDKKRVKDLERDLARKEKALAEAAALLILRKKASANLGGRRGRMISTPDRKTAVALITEAVTAGARRIMACGELEISERTFRRWTKDGQIQSDQRPIVPRAEPANRLSEYERAVVLEVCNCEEFASLPPSQIVPTLADQGRYLASESSFYRILRADGQQHYRGRAKPPVRRKPPTSYQANAPCQVWTWDITWVPGPIAGMFFYLYLMVDIFSRKIVGWEVHERESAELAAQLIEKAVLAEGCILKPLVLHADNGSPMKGATMKTTMERLGITASYSRPRVSNDNPFSEALFRTCKYRPDWPSKGFATQAEAQAWVKSFVSWYNSEHLHSAIRFVTPDTRHSGKDQASLANRTMIYEKARTKKPERWSGKTRNWLPAGPVWLNPERETSCTEIRDAA